One window of Bos indicus isolate NIAB-ARS_2022 breed Sahiwal x Tharparkar chromosome 18, NIAB-ARS_B.indTharparkar_mat_pri_1.0, whole genome shotgun sequence genomic DNA carries:
- the BCAT2 gene encoding branched-chain-amino-acid aminotransferase, mitochondrial isoform X2 yields MATAALRQLFEGMKAFKGGDQRVRLFRPWLNMERMLRSALRLCLPSFDKIELLECIRRLVEVDQDWVPGSMGTSLYVRPVLIGNEPSLGVGHPTRALLFVILSPVGAYFPGDALKPVSLLADPSFIRAWVGGVGNYKLGGNYGPTVLVQQEAQKKGCEQVLWLYGPDHELTEVGTMNIFVFWTYEDGVLELVTPPLDGIILPGIVRQSLLDLARTWGEFRVVERKITMKEFLRALKDGRVREVFGSGTACQVCPVHQILYQGKHFHIPTMENGPQLILRFHKELKAIQYGSKAHEWMLPV; encoded by the exons GGACCAGCGCGTGCGCCTCTTCCGACCTTGGCTCAACATGGAACGGATGCTGCGCTCGGCCCTCCGCCTCTGCCTACCG AGTTTCGACAAAATTGAGTTGCTGGAGTGCATCCGCCGGCTGGTGGAAGTGGACCAGGACTGGGTCCCTGGCAGCATGGGCACTAGCCTCTACGTTCGGCCCGTGTTGATCGGGAACGAG CCCTCGCTAGGTGTCGGCCACCCTACTCGAGCCCTCCTGTTCGTCATTCTCAGCCCTGTGGGCGCCTACTTCCCTGGAGATGCCTTGAAACCTGTCTCCCTCCTGGCAGATCCATCATTCATCCGGGCCTGGGTGGGTGGGGTCGGCAACTACAAGCTGGGAGG GAATTACGGGCCCACCGTGTTAGTGCAGCAGGAGGCACAAAAGAAGGGCTGCGAGCAGGTCCTCTGGCTGTATGGGCCTGATCACGAGCTCACGGAGGTGGGCACCATGAACATCTTCGTCTTCTGGACCTATGAGGACGGGG TGCTGGAACTGGTGACCCCCCCACTGGACGGCATCATCCTACCTGGAATAGTCCGACAGAGTCTGCTGGACCTGGCCCGGACCTGG GGTGAATTCCGAGTGGTAGAGCGTAAGATTACCATGAAGGAGTTCCTGCGGGCGCTGAAGGATGGCCGGGTCCGAGAAGTCTTCGGTTCAGGCACTGCTTGCCAGGTCTGCCCCGTGCACCAAATCCTGTACCAAGGCAAG CATTTCCACATTCCCACCATGGAAAACGGGCCCCAGCTCATCCTCCGCTTCCACAAGGAACTGAAGGCGATCCAG TACGGATCAAAAGCCCATGAATGGATGCTCCCGGTGTAA